The proteins below are encoded in one region of Maribacter aestuarii:
- a CDS encoding response regulator transcription factor, with protein sequence METINKKILLVEDDPNFGIVLKDYLSMNDFDVTLAKNGMEGFEKFKKDNYDICILDVMMPYKDGFTLAKEIREKNENVPIVFLTAKTMKEDVLKGYKAGADDYLNKPFDSEVLLMKLKAILQRKASNSLADSKKFEFKIGGFHLNSKLRFLKYKDEEVIKLSPKENELLRLLALHENDLMPRELALTKIWRDDNYFTSRSMDVYIAKLRKYLKRDDTVEILNIHGEGFRLVIKNEDE encoded by the coding sequence ATGGAAACAATAAATAAGAAGATTTTATTAGTAGAAGATGACCCAAATTTTGGCATCGTACTTAAGGATTATTTGTCCATGAACGACTTTGATGTTACCCTAGCTAAAAACGGCATGGAGGGATTTGAGAAGTTTAAAAAGGACAATTATGACATTTGTATCCTAGATGTAATGATGCCCTATAAAGATGGTTTTACCCTCGCCAAAGAAATTAGGGAGAAGAATGAGAATGTTCCAATCGTTTTTTTAACCGCCAAGACTATGAAGGAAGATGTTTTAAAAGGATACAAAGCCGGTGCGGACGATTATCTGAACAAACCGTTTGACTCTGAGGTGCTTCTAATGAAACTTAAAGCAATACTTCAAAGAAAAGCATCTAATAGTTTAGCTGATAGTAAGAAATTTGAATTTAAAATTGGTGGTTTTCACTTAAATTCAAAATTAAGGTTCTTAAAATATAAGGACGAGGAAGTCATTAAGTTGTCTCCAAAAGAAAATGAATTATTACGCTTGTTGGCCTTACATGAAAATGATTTGATGCCTAGGGAATTAGCACTCACAAAAATTTGGAGAGACGATAATTACTTCACATCAAGAAGTATGGATGTGTATATCGCCAAATTACGTAAGTATCTAAAGCGTGACGATACTGTGGAAATACTGAACATTCATGGAGAAGGTTTCCGTTTGGTCATAAAAAATGAGGACGAATGA
- a CDS encoding exonuclease domain-containing protein produces MYSILDIETTGGKYNEEGITEIAIHRFDGQKVVDKFISLVNPEKDIQPFVVNLTGINNKMLRTAPKFHEVAKRIVEITQDTVIVAHNAQFDYRILRTEFRRLGYNFERKTLCTVDLSKALLPDAESYSLGKLVRSLGIPVSDRHRANGDALATIKLFKLLLNKDSEKTIIKEVIRKETQGELSEKQLDIVRSMPNETGVFYAHNKDGEVIYLSKSTNIKKRVNQLFTRSSTKFRKLIKETKKVTFEQTGSELVALLKEHQELIRNRPKYNIIPKKRMFSHVLCSSKNENGYRELRVLPNRECKDRLGVFNGVFSAKNHLYKITEEFKLCDKLNGISKAKKNCSKYEKGECFGACIRKEDVSNYNQRVHEAVAKYSLRDKNVLLVDKGREIGEYSAILVKKGSLVGTGYYDLNHQINNIHILESLITPMDGTENANFILESYLRKKRILKTIQLN; encoded by the coding sequence ATGTATTCGATACTGGATATTGAAACAACTGGGGGGAAATATAACGAAGAAGGGATAACCGAAATCGCTATACACAGGTTTGATGGGCAAAAAGTGGTGGATAAGTTTATTAGTTTGGTAAACCCAGAAAAAGACATTCAACCCTTTGTGGTGAACCTTACTGGCATCAACAATAAGATGCTTAGGACCGCCCCGAAATTTCATGAGGTTGCCAAGAGAATAGTGGAAATTACCCAGGACACCGTAATCGTTGCCCACAATGCGCAATTTGACTACCGCATCCTAAGAACCGAATTTAGACGGCTCGGCTACAATTTTGAGCGCAAAACCCTATGCACAGTAGATTTATCCAAGGCATTATTACCAGATGCTGAATCTTACAGCCTTGGCAAATTGGTACGTTCCCTGGGGATTCCAGTAAGTGACCGTCACAGGGCCAATGGGGACGCGTTGGCAACCATTAAACTGTTTAAGCTATTACTGAACAAAGATTCCGAGAAAACAATCATAAAGGAAGTTATTCGTAAAGAAACTCAAGGCGAACTTTCGGAAAAACAACTGGATATCGTTCGGAGTATGCCCAATGAAACGGGAGTGTTTTATGCACATAATAAAGATGGTGAAGTTATCTATTTGAGCAAGAGCACGAACATTAAAAAAAGGGTCAATCAGTTATTCACAAGAAGTAGTACAAAATTCCGAAAATTGATAAAGGAAACCAAAAAGGTGACCTTTGAGCAAACGGGAAGTGAACTCGTGGCATTATTAAAGGAACATCAAGAACTTATAAGGAACAGACCCAAATACAATATCATTCCCAAAAAGCGAATGTTCTCCCATGTGTTGTGCAGTTCTAAGAACGAAAATGGGTATAGAGAACTGAGAGTGCTACCTAATCGCGAATGTAAGGATAGGCTGGGGGTATTCAATGGTGTATTCAGTGCTAAAAACCATTTATACAAAATTACTGAAGAGTTTAAGCTTTGTGACAAGCTCAATGGTATTAGCAAAGCGAAGAAGAACTGTTCCAAATACGAAAAGGGAGAATGTTTCGGCGCTTGTATTCGAAAAGAGGATGTAAGCAATTATAACCAGCGCGTACATGAGGCCGTTGCAAAATATAGCTTGAGGGATAAGAATGTACTCTTAGTGGACAAAGGGCGAGAGATTGGAGAATATAGCGCAATCCTCGTAAAAAAAGGATCCTTAGTAGGTACCGGCTATTACGATTTGAACCATCAAATAAATAATATTCATATCTTAGAAAGCCTTATTACACCAATGGACGGCACCGAAAATGCCAATTTTATCCTAGAATCATACTTAAGGAAAAAAAGGATTTTGAAAACTATTCAACTTAATTGA
- a CDS encoding glycosyltransferase, translating to MDLYFSFIVPVFNRPNEIRELLDSLIAQTFGKEFEIVIVEDGSTVSSKDIIGQFSDQLNISYYEKPNSGPGDSRNYGMRAAKGNYFIILDSDCILPPEYLSEVKKHLENDFVHCYGGPDAAHPSFTLVQKAINYAMTSYLTTGGIRGKKNSVDKFQPRSFNMGISKFAFEKVGGYGNIHPGEDPDLTIRIWEAGFETKLIPDAFVYHKRRIDWKKFYIQVKKFGMVRPILNKWHPKTAKLTYWFPSLFILGILVSVMLLFWNIWWPILVFAGYFVLLFMDAFLKTRSIPIALTALLAVVIQFFGYGFGFLKSSLYLNFTQRAPESIFPNLFFKKNKQ from the coding sequence ATGGATTTATATTTTTCTTTTATTGTTCCGGTTTTCAATAGGCCTAATGAGATTAGAGAGCTTTTAGATAGTCTTATTGCGCAAACTTTTGGAAAGGAGTTCGAAATTGTTATTGTAGAGGACGGCTCTACCGTATCTTCCAAGGATATCATTGGGCAGTTTTCAGATCAACTCAATATCTCTTACTACGAGAAACCGAATTCAGGTCCGGGAGATTCCAGAAATTACGGGATGCGGGCGGCAAAAGGAAATTACTTTATTATCCTGGATTCTGACTGCATACTGCCGCCTGAGTACCTTTCAGAAGTAAAAAAACATCTGGAGAACGATTTTGTGCATTGTTATGGAGGGCCAGATGCGGCTCATCCCTCATTTACGCTGGTGCAAAAGGCAATAAATTATGCGATGACCTCCTATTTGACCACAGGTGGCATTAGGGGAAAGAAAAACTCGGTAGATAAGTTTCAACCGCGGAGTTTTAATATGGGAATTTCAAAGTTTGCTTTTGAAAAAGTTGGGGGATACGGAAATATTCATCCCGGGGAAGACCCAGATTTAACCATACGTATCTGGGAAGCCGGATTTGAGACGAAACTAATACCGGATGCTTTTGTTTATCATAAGCGACGAATAGACTGGAAAAAGTTTTATATCCAGGTAAAAAAATTCGGTATGGTCCGGCCAATTTTGAACAAATGGCATCCAAAGACCGCAAAGTTGACTTACTGGTTTCCGTCACTTTTTATTTTAGGGATTTTGGTGTCCGTCATGTTGCTTTTTTGGAATATATGGTGGCCCATACTGGTTTTTGCCGGCTATTTTGTTCTTTTGTTTATGGATGCGTTTCTTAAGACTAGGAGTATACCTATAGCATTAACGGCCCTGTTGGCCGTAGTTATTCAGTTTTTTGGTTACGGGTTCGGTTTTTTGAAATCTAGCCTTTACCTTAACTTTACGCAGAGAGCACCAGAGTCAATATTCCCAAATTTGTTTTTCAAAAAAAATAAGCAATAG
- a CDS encoding DUF1015 domain-containing protein: MADVKPFRAIRPTKDKVAFVVSKSYQEYSQNELKASLKFNPFTFLHIINPGFKFDKKVTGSKRFALVRNRYLEFLEEGIFKKDKSPGYYLYEINNSDFKSYGLFCATSVADYRNGIIKKHEDTIKRREELFANYLKTVRFNTEPVLMTYEENLSTKNLMESQKSKSPDYHFTTTDKVTHKLWVISEIETCKQIEEEFKKVKKLYIADGHHRSASSDLLCNLLDNKNVNTEKASSFFMSYLIPESEIKIYEFNRMIKDLNGLDKEEFLIRLDAYYRIENKGAMLYRPSRKNHFSMYLDGEFYALYLRKKVYNFTDALSRLDTQILYTTILQPILGISDLRNDKRIAYGCGKHNSIHMKNEIDSGNFEVGFSMLPVTIKEIKEIADAGLVMPPKSTYIEPKLRSGLAIYEI; encoded by the coding sequence ATGGCAGACGTAAAACCTTTTAGGGCTATAAGGCCTACTAAGGACAAGGTAGCCTTTGTCGTTTCAAAATCTTATCAGGAGTATTCACAAAATGAACTTAAAGCCAGCCTTAAATTCAACCCATTTACATTCTTACATATAATTAATCCCGGATTTAAGTTCGATAAGAAAGTTACTGGTAGCAAAAGGTTTGCTTTAGTACGTAATCGGTACTTGGAATTTTTGGAGGAGGGTATTTTCAAAAAAGACAAATCACCAGGATATTATTTGTACGAGATTAATAACTCAGATTTTAAGTCTTACGGGCTTTTCTGTGCTACTTCAGTTGCGGATTATAGGAACGGTATCATAAAAAAACACGAGGATACTATAAAAAGACGAGAGGAATTGTTCGCCAACTATTTGAAAACCGTAAGATTTAACACAGAGCCCGTGTTAATGACCTATGAAGAAAATTTAAGCACCAAAAATCTTATGGAATCCCAAAAGAGTAAGAGCCCAGACTATCACTTTACAACAACCGATAAGGTTACACATAAGCTCTGGGTAATTTCCGAGATCGAAACATGCAAGCAAATAGAGGAAGAATTCAAGAAAGTAAAAAAATTATATATAGCCGATGGTCATCATAGAAGCGCGTCCTCAGATCTGCTGTGCAATTTGTTGGACAATAAAAATGTCAATACAGAAAAAGCCTCCAGCTTTTTTATGAGCTATCTAATCCCTGAATCCGAAATAAAGATTTATGAATTCAACCGAATGATTAAAGATTTGAATGGACTTGACAAGGAAGAATTTCTAATCCGTTTAGATGCTTATTATAGAATAGAGAATAAAGGTGCCATGCTTTACAGACCATCTAGAAAAAATCATTTCAGTATGTATTTGGATGGAGAGTTCTATGCGCTATACTTAAGGAAGAAAGTCTATAATTTTACGGATGCTTTAAGTAGGCTGGACACTCAAATCCTATATACGACGATATTACAGCCTATTTTAGGAATATCAGATTTGAGAAATGATAAACGTATAGCATATGGTTGTGGAAAACATAACAGCATACATATGAAAAATGAGATAGATTCCGGTAATTTTGAAGTGGGGTTCAGTATGCTTCCAGTTACCATAAAGGAAATTAAGGAGATTGCAGATGCAGGTTTGGTCATGCCTCCAAAAAGCACGTATATAGAACCAAAATTAAGAAGTGGGCTCGCTATCTATGAGATTTAA
- a CDS encoding ion transporter: MSKQKPQAEWKLKLHEIIYEADTPMGKLFDILLFIIIIFSVILIMLESVKEIDAEYHGVLLTLEWIVTIFFTVEYIARIICIRKPTSYIFSFYGIIDFLSTIPLYLSYILAGSQVLLAVRAFRLLRVFRILKLVQFLGEASQLKKALKASRAKITVFLFAVLIVSVMLGTLMYIVEGDEAGFTSIPTSIYWTIVTLTTVGYGDIAPITPQGQLIATIIMLLGYGIIAVPTGIVTVEFGKQGKGKTDGNVQQYVHVNTQACPNCSKEGHRDDATHCYNCGSVLNE, from the coding sequence GTGAGCAAGCAAAAGCCACAGGCAGAATGGAAGCTTAAACTTCATGAGATAATCTATGAAGCGGATACTCCAATGGGTAAGTTGTTTGACATTTTGCTCTTTATCATCATTATTTTCAGCGTTATTCTGATAATGCTAGAGAGTGTTAAGGAAATTGATGCGGAATACCATGGAGTTCTTTTGACACTGGAATGGATTGTAACTATCTTTTTTACGGTAGAATATATTGCCCGGATCATCTGCATTAGAAAACCAACGAGCTACATATTCAGTTTTTATGGCATCATCGATTTTCTTTCCACCATACCATTATATCTATCTTATATCTTGGCCGGTTCTCAAGTTCTTTTAGCGGTTAGGGCATTTCGATTGTTAAGGGTATTTAGAATTTTGAAGCTTGTCCAATTTTTAGGTGAGGCCTCACAACTTAAAAAGGCACTGAAAGCAAGCAGGGCAAAGATTACCGTTTTCTTGTTCGCTGTATTGATAGTTTCCGTAATGCTTGGTACGCTTATGTATATTGTAGAGGGCGATGAAGCAGGTTTCACGAGTATCCCTACGAGTATATATTGGACCATCGTTACATTGACCACCGTGGGTTACGGAGATATTGCACCCATCACTCCACAGGGGCAGTTGATTGCAACGATAATTATGCTTTTGGGTTATGGGATAATTGCAGTACCCACAGGCATTGTTACAGTTGAGTTTGGTAAACAGGGTAAGGGTAAAACCGACGGTAATGTACAGCAATATGTTCATGTGAACACTCAAGCTTGCCCCAACTGCAGCAAAGAAGGGCATAGGGATGATGCCACGCATTGTTATAATTGCGGGAGTGTATTAAATGAATAA
- a CDS encoding sensor histidine kinase has protein sequence MNKRLFVLLVILMSLSLIGLIFVQSFWIKKSVEDKEEQFSNIVSEALNSVTLKIEERERKNYFDRYLRAKDSVGDLKGTQFTNFFFINRDVNSNEILLYEHGILEEDYGISSTFFDNGDGGDTTVIKNYTSKRTTSVFKEDYDLDGKSYRLDPIQRIEKIGGLSAMEKAAMEDVFGTYAKRVPIHKRVSKQEIELLVQRELENRGVDIDFEYGVYSNGLPTKVKSRKFKYSETNVYKAHMFTDIEGNSTFDLLVSFPKKKRFLVQSILGLALLSLLFTLIIVVAYSGAIYQLIRQKQISEIKTDFINNMTHEFKTPIATINLAVEAIKNPKIIGDKEKVSRYLQMIRDENKRMHAQVENVLRISKLEKNQLDISKDRVDAHDIIKDAITHVELIVADKGGYINTHLEAERSEVLANEMHLTNVVVNMLDNAIKYSPKAPKIDVFTEKAKNFIIIKVRDQGAGMSKAVLKRVFEKFYREHTGDIHNVKGHGLGLAYVKKIVDDHQGEVYAESEKGKGSTFYIKLPLI, from the coding sequence ATGAACAAGAGGTTATTCGTGCTCTTAGTTATCCTGATGAGCTTGTCGCTTATAGGATTGATTTTTGTTCAAAGTTTTTGGATTAAAAAATCGGTCGAGGATAAGGAGGAACAGTTTTCTAACATCGTTTCAGAGGCTTTAAATAGCGTTACGCTGAAAATTGAAGAGCGGGAGAGGAAAAACTATTTTGATAGATACCTCCGGGCTAAGGATAGTGTAGGGGATTTAAAGGGAACTCAATTCACTAACTTCTTTTTTATTAATAGGGATGTCAATTCCAATGAAATACTGCTTTACGAACATGGTATTTTAGAAGAGGATTATGGCATTTCCTCTACGTTCTTTGATAATGGTGATGGTGGTGATACCACTGTCATTAAAAATTATACCAGCAAACGGACAACTTCGGTCTTTAAGGAGGACTACGATTTAGACGGTAAGAGTTATCGTTTAGACCCTATTCAGCGTATTGAGAAAATAGGAGGTCTTTCGGCCATGGAGAAAGCCGCTATGGAAGATGTTTTTGGCACATACGCAAAACGGGTGCCTATCCATAAACGTGTTTCCAAACAGGAGATAGAACTTTTGGTACAGCGAGAACTGGAAAATAGGGGAGTGGATATCGATTTTGAATATGGGGTTTATAGCAATGGACTTCCAACTAAAGTAAAATCCAGAAAGTTCAAGTATTCCGAGACTAACGTCTACAAGGCACATATGTTTACGGATATTGAGGGAAATTCCACTTTTGATCTCTTGGTCTCCTTTCCAAAGAAGAAGCGTTTTCTGGTGCAGTCAATACTGGGTCTTGCGTTGTTATCCTTATTGTTTACCTTGATTATAGTGGTGGCCTATTCCGGCGCTATCTATCAGCTTATAAGGCAAAAGCAGATTTCGGAAATCAAAACGGATTTCATCAACAATATGACACACGAGTTCAAAACACCGATAGCTACTATCAACTTGGCAGTAGAAGCTATTAAGAACCCGAAGATAATCGGTGACAAGGAAAAGGTCTCTCGTTATTTACAGATGATCCGGGACGAAAATAAACGAATGCATGCCCAAGTGGAAAATGTCTTGCGGATCTCCAAACTGGAGAAAAACCAATTGGACATAAGTAAGGATAGGGTAGACGCACACGACATCATAAAAGACGCCATTACACATGTGGAGTTAATCGTTGCTGATAAGGGTGGTTATATTAATACGCACTTAGAGGCTGAACGTTCGGAAGTATTGGCTAATGAAATGCATTTGACCAACGTTGTCGTGAACATGTTGGATAATGCCATCAAATATTCCCCTAAGGCACCAAAAATTGATGTTTTTACAGAGAAGGCCAAGAATTTTATAATTATAAAAGTAAGAGATCAAGGTGCTGGCATGAGTAAAGCGGTTCTAAAAAGGGTTTTTGAAAAATTTTATAGAGAACACACAGGAGATATTCACAACGTAAAAGGTCACGGATTAGGGTTGGCCTACGTAAAAAAAATAGTAGATGATCACCAAGGTGAAGTATATGCGGAAAGTGAAAAAGGAAAAGGAAGTACTTTTTACATTAAACTGCCTTTAATTTAA
- a CDS encoding CdaR family protein, protein MKKRKVKVFLIILAFSALAWFINNLSFSYNSTTYFELDYVNTPKELLLTNQPKNTVELRLQALGFQFLGFELRKKKVSIDMSKLKRKDSIYYISPDIYRKQIEDQLPNSMTLLEIEDDTLFFNFTTLVTKEVPVIPRVNFSLATNFMLEDSIRVSPSKIEITGAKNEIDTITGIRTAYLELKNVDNAFVKNVGLIKPKSLETVVFSSNTVEISGQVFRFSENIIEVPVTVVNLPDNVKVRTFPGSVQVLCQGKLENMKEFETTDFHVVADYSNASGTDNNTLPITLEEYPKDIKNARLLVNEIEFILLRE, encoded by the coding sequence TTGAAAAAAAGAAAGGTCAAAGTTTTTCTGATAATTCTTGCTTTTTCTGCACTTGCTTGGTTTATAAATAATCTGTCATTTTCCTATAACAGTACTACCTACTTCGAACTGGATTATGTTAATACGCCCAAAGAGCTATTATTGACTAATCAGCCCAAAAATACCGTAGAGCTTAGGTTACAGGCTTTAGGGTTTCAATTTTTAGGGTTTGAATTGCGAAAAAAGAAAGTTTCCATAGATATGTCTAAATTAAAACGTAAAGATTCAATATACTACATTTCCCCGGATATATACCGTAAGCAAATTGAAGATCAATTACCAAATTCAATGACCTTGTTGGAAATAGAGGACGACACCTTATTTTTTAATTTTACTACGCTGGTAACCAAAGAGGTTCCGGTAATTCCAAGAGTGAATTTTAGTTTGGCCACTAATTTCATGTTAGAGGACTCAATTAGGGTAAGCCCGTCCAAAATTGAAATAACGGGTGCAAAAAATGAAATAGATACCATTACCGGCATACGTACGGCTTATCTGGAATTAAAAAATGTGGACAACGCTTTTGTGAAAAATGTTGGTTTGATTAAACCTAAAAGTTTGGAAACCGTAGTCTTTTCGTCTAATACCGTCGAAATTTCCGGGCAGGTATTTCGATTTTCCGAAAATATCATAGAAGTTCCCGTAACCGTTGTTAACCTTCCGGATAATGTGAAAGTGCGTACCTTTCCGGGCAGTGTTCAAGTACTTTGTCAAGGTAAATTGGAAAACATGAAGGAATTTGAAACAACTGATTTTCATGTCGTTGCTGATTATTCTAATGCTTCTGGAACGGACAATAATACTTTGCCGATTACCTTGGAAGAATATCCGAAAGACATTAAGAATGCCCGTTTATTGGTCAATGAAATAGAATTTATACTCTTAAGGGAATGA
- a CDS encoding enoyl-ACP reductase FabI encodes MAYNLLKGKKGIIFGALDENSIAWKTAKSVHDEGGTFVLTNAPIAMRMGQIKVLAEETGSEIIPADATSEEDLENLVTKSMEILGGKLDFVLHSIGMSVNVRKGRSYTDENYDFTAKGWDVSALSFHKVMQALYKADAMKEWGSIVALTYMAAQRTFPDYNDMADNKAYLESVARSFGYFFGKEKKVRVNTISQSPTATTAGQGIKGFDGFINYAEKMAPLGNATAQDCADYTLTLFSDLTRKVTMQNLFHDGGFSNTGVSQEVIDKF; translated from the coding sequence ATGGCTTATAACTTATTAAAAGGTAAAAAAGGAATCATATTTGGAGCATTGGACGAAAACTCAATCGCTTGGAAAACTGCCAAAAGTGTGCACGATGAGGGAGGTACGTTTGTATTGACCAACGCTCCTATTGCCATGAGGATGGGACAAATTAAGGTTTTGGCAGAGGAGACGGGTTCTGAAATTATTCCAGCTGATGCCACCAGTGAAGAAGACCTAGAAAATCTAGTAACTAAATCCATGGAGATTTTAGGTGGGAAACTGGATTTTGTCCTGCATTCCATTGGGATGTCTGTAAATGTTAGAAAAGGTAGGTCATATACGGATGAAAATTATGATTTTACAGCAAAGGGCTGGGATGTTTCCGCGCTGTCTTTTCATAAAGTGATGCAGGCACTATATAAAGCTGATGCAATGAAAGAGTGGGGTAGTATTGTAGCGCTTACATACATGGCCGCTCAGCGTACTTTTCCTGACTATAATGACATGGCAGATAATAAGGCATACTTAGAGTCCGTAGCACGTAGTTTTGGGTATTTCTTTGGCAAAGAAAAGAAGGTGCGGGTAAATACTATTTCTCAATCGCCTACTGCAACCACTGCCGGGCAAGGGATAAAAGGTTTTGACGGCTTTATAAATTATGCCGAAAAAATGGCACCTTTGGGCAATGCTACCGCTCAAGACTGTGCAGATTATACTCTTACACTTTTTTCCGACCTTACTAGAAAGGTCACCATGCAAAATCTTTTTCACGACGGAGGATTTTCCAATACAGGAGTTAGTCAAGAAGTGATAGATAAATTTTAA
- a CDS encoding YggS family pyridoxal phosphate-dependent enzyme, producing MSITENIKTILATLPEHVTLVAVSKTKPVSDLKEAYDAGQRVFGENRIQEMTEKWEILPKDIEWHMIGHVQRNKVKYMAEYVALVHGVDSLKLLKEINKQGKKYNRKIPCLLQVHIAEEDTKFGFDEKELKELVDNSEFLGLTNVTIKGLMGMATLTDDMKQVRREFKSLKTLFESLKSNFKNLEILSMGMSGDYQVAIEEGSTMVRIGSSIFGARK from the coding sequence ATGTCGATAACCGAAAACATAAAAACCATTCTGGCAACACTGCCGGAGCACGTAACTTTAGTTGCCGTTTCCAAAACCAAGCCTGTTAGTGATCTTAAAGAAGCCTACGATGCAGGGCAACGTGTTTTTGGGGAAAACAGAATTCAGGAAATGACGGAGAAATGGGAGATTTTACCCAAGGACATTGAGTGGCACATGATTGGTCATGTGCAACGAAACAAAGTCAAGTACATGGCGGAATATGTCGCGCTCGTGCATGGTGTAGACAGTCTAAAACTATTAAAAGAAATTAATAAGCAGGGTAAGAAGTATAATCGTAAAATACCCTGTCTTTTGCAAGTTCACATTGCCGAGGAGGATACCAAATTTGGTTTCGATGAAAAAGAGTTGAAGGAGCTGGTAGACAATTCAGAATTTTTGGGACTTACAAACGTAACCATAAAAGGATTAATGGGTATGGCAACGTTAACGGATGATATGAAACAAGTGAGGAGGGAATTTAAATCGCTTAAAACCCTCTTTGAGTCACTGAAATCGAACTTTAAGAACTTGGAAATCCTGTCCATGGGCATGAGTGGGGACTACCAGGTGGCCATTGAAGAGGGAAGTACCATGGTGCGTATTGGAAGTAGTATCTTTGGTGCTAGAAAGTAA
- the coaE gene encoding dephospho-CoA kinase (Dephospho-CoA kinase (CoaE) performs the final step in coenzyme A biosynthesis.): MMIVGLTGGIGSGKTKVGSFFTELGVPVYNSDMWAKKLMESSKKLRKGIRDLFGEEAYLGDKLNRPYIAQSVFGDKTMLNKLNELVHPAVRKHFLKWVDKQDAPYVVQETALLFENKAMDFYDKTILVTAPVEVRIKRVMDRDGADRKAIIARMDNQLEDSKKIELADFVIENINLEETRVKVGELNSAILEYC, from the coding sequence ATGATGATTGTTGGGTTAACGGGTGGTATAGGTAGTGGAAAAACCAAAGTGGGCAGTTTCTTTACCGAATTAGGAGTTCCGGTATACAACTCCGATATGTGGGCAAAAAAGTTGATGGAATCCTCCAAAAAATTAAGGAAAGGAATACGTGATTTATTTGGTGAGGAGGCATATCTCGGGGACAAATTAAATCGTCCGTACATTGCCCAATCAGTCTTCGGGGACAAAACGATGCTAAACAAACTAAATGAGCTTGTTCATCCGGCAGTTAGGAAACATTTCCTCAAATGGGTGGATAAACAGGATGCCCCCTACGTCGTCCAGGAAACGGCACTTCTTTTTGAGAACAAAGCCATGGATTTCTATGATAAAACTATATTGGTAACAGCCCCGGTAGAAGTCCGTATCAAGCGTGTAATGGATAGGGACGGTGCCGATAGAAAAGCCATAATAGCAAGGATGGATAATCAATTAGAAGATTCTAAAAAAATAGAATTGGCGGATTTTGTAATAGAAAATATCAATTTGGAAGAAACAAGGGTAAAAGTTGGGGAGTTAAACTCCGCTATCCTTGAATATTGCTAA
- a CDS encoding gluconokinase has product MNNDVIIFVMGVSGSGKSTIGKLLAERLDYPFFDGDDFHPKANIEKMAQGKPLNDTDRKSWLERLNRLSIEHKNKGAVIACSALKESYRQTLSKHLNENCRFVYLEGSMDEINQRLAQRTDHFMPPALLKSQFETLEVPKNAIRVSINNSPEKIVNTVVKVLET; this is encoded by the coding sequence ATGAATAATGATGTGATCATATTTGTCATGGGAGTTTCTGGTAGTGGGAAATCTACTATTGGTAAACTCTTGGCAGAAAGGTTGGACTACCCCTTCTTTGACGGAGACGATTTTCACCCCAAGGCCAATATAGAAAAAATGGCGCAAGGAAAACCCCTTAATGATACGGATAGAAAGAGTTGGTTGGAGCGGCTGAATCGATTGTCCATTGAACATAAAAACAAAGGTGCCGTAATTGCCTGTTCCGCGTTGAAGGAATCGTACCGGCAGACACTTTCCAAGCATCTAAACGAAAATTGTCGCTTTGTATATCTAGAAGGAAGCATGGATGAAATTAATCAGCGATTGGCACAACGAACCGATCATTTTATGCCACCGGCACTTTTAAAATCACAGTTTGAAACCCTAGAGGTTCCTAAAAATGCCATTAGAGTGTCAATTAACAATTCCCCCGAAAAAATCGTGAATACTGTTGTAAAAGTGTTAGAAACGTAA